A genome region from Hymenobacter tibetensis includes the following:
- a CDS encoding pyridoxal phosphate-dependent aminotransferase, which produces MHVSTAQRLANTGEYYFSQKLREIAALNQAGADIINLGIGSPDLPPHPSVTAALTASAALPTTHGYQSYQGIPALRAAVAEWYSRAYGVTLDPATEVLPLLGSKEGLMHIGMTFLEAGDVVLIPNPGYPTYRAVAEICGATIREYDLTEAAGWLPDLDALAASDLTKVKMMLVNYPHMPTGTRADAAFLARLVAFAQQHSIMLIHDNPYSFILNDNPMSLLAVPGAREVALELNSLSKSHNMAGWRVGLLAGRADWLREVLRFKSNMDSGMFLPVQQAAVAALGLGAEWFAELNAVYGARRKVVFELLHLLGCEPDPTQTGLFVWAAVPPAYTDGYALSDELLQEARVFITPGGIFGSNGNGFIRVSLCQSEAVLRKAVERIVAARKVHV; this is translated from the coding sequence ATGCACGTTTCAACCGCTCAGCGCCTAGCCAACACCGGTGAATACTACTTCTCGCAGAAGCTGCGCGAAATTGCGGCCCTCAACCAAGCCGGCGCCGACATCATCAACCTGGGTATTGGGAGCCCCGATTTGCCGCCGCACCCGAGCGTAACGGCAGCCCTTACTGCTTCGGCTGCCCTGCCTACCACGCACGGCTATCAAAGCTACCAGGGCATTCCGGCGTTGCGAGCAGCCGTGGCCGAGTGGTATAGCCGGGCCTACGGCGTGACCCTAGACCCCGCCACCGAGGTGTTGCCGCTGCTGGGTTCCAAGGAAGGCCTCATGCACATCGGGATGACATTCTTGGAAGCCGGTGACGTGGTGTTGATTCCGAATCCGGGTTACCCCACCTACCGGGCCGTAGCAGAAATCTGCGGCGCCACCATCCGCGAGTACGACCTGACCGAAGCGGCCGGCTGGCTCCCCGACCTCGACGCCCTGGCCGCTTCGGACTTGACCAAGGTGAAGATGATGCTGGTCAACTACCCTCACATGCCCACCGGCACCCGCGCCGATGCTGCCTTCCTGGCGCGCCTGGTGGCCTTTGCCCAGCAGCATAGCATTATGCTGATCCACGACAACCCGTACAGCTTCATTCTCAACGACAATCCCATGAGTTTGCTGGCGGTGCCCGGCGCACGGGAAGTGGCCTTGGAACTGAATTCGCTCAGCAAGTCGCACAACATGGCCGGGTGGCGCGTGGGCTTGCTGGCCGGCCGCGCCGACTGGCTGCGGGAGGTCCTGCGCTTCAAGAGCAACATGGATTCGGGTATGTTTCTGCCGGTGCAGCAGGCGGCCGTGGCGGCACTGGGGCTAGGCGCAGAATGGTTTGCGGAGCTGAACGCCGTGTATGGTGCCCGCCGTAAGGTGGTGTTCGAGTTGCTGCACCTGCTGGGCTGTGAGCCCGACCCTACCCAAACCGGCTTGTTTGTGTGGGCCGCCGTGCCGCCAGCCTACACCGATGGCTACGCCCTCAGCGACGAGCTATTGCAGGAAGCGCGCGTATTCATTACCCCGGGCGGCATCTTTGGCAGCAACGGCAACGGGTTCATTCGAGTGAGTTTGTGCCAGAGCGAAGCCGTGCTTCGCAAAGCCGTGGAGCGCATAGTGGCGGCGCGCAAAGTACACGTGTAG
- a CDS encoding prephenate dehydratase, whose protein sequence is MPSSAIAIQGYAGSFHELAARHYFGAETAIAPCATFSEVVRQVTSGAAAAGLMAIENSIAGSILPNYSLLQRSAVQVTGEVYLRIRQHLLALPGQALADIREVHSHPVALLQCADFLALHPWQLVETVDTALSARHLRERSQTGIAAVAGEAAARLYGLEVLAPDIHADPENYTRFLVLERQDPERSTSSANKASLYFHTDHQRGSLARVLTCVAGHDFNLSKLQSCPRPGRTWQYYFHADIEFEEASQLPVLLQELTLLTDDLQVLGAYQRGEYY, encoded by the coding sequence GTTACGCGGGCAGCTTTCACGAGCTGGCAGCCCGCCACTACTTCGGTGCAGAAACTGCCATTGCCCCGTGCGCTACCTTCAGTGAAGTGGTGCGGCAGGTGACGAGTGGTGCCGCCGCCGCTGGGCTGATGGCCATCGAAAATTCCATTGCGGGTAGCATCCTACCTAATTACAGTTTGCTGCAACGCTCGGCGGTGCAAGTGACGGGTGAGGTCTACTTGCGCATCCGGCAGCACCTGCTGGCCCTGCCTGGCCAGGCCCTAGCCGATATCAGAGAAGTGCATTCACACCCCGTGGCCTTGTTGCAGTGCGCCGATTTCCTGGCGCTGCATCCGTGGCAGCTGGTTGAAACCGTCGATACAGCCCTCAGCGCCCGGCACTTGCGCGAAAGAAGCCAAACCGGTATTGCCGCCGTGGCCGGTGAAGCCGCCGCCCGCCTCTACGGCCTGGAAGTGCTGGCCCCCGACATTCACGCCGACCCCGAAAACTACACCCGCTTTTTGGTGCTGGAGCGCCAAGACCCCGAGCGGTCCACGAGTTCGGCCAACAAAGCCTCCCTATATTTCCACACCGACCACCAGCGCGGCAGCCTAGCCCGGGTCCTGACCTGTGTGGCTGGCCACGACTTCAACCTCTCCAAACTACAGTCGTGCCCCCGGCCGGGCCGCACCTGGCAGTACTACTTCCACGCCGATATCGAGTTCGAGGAAGCCAGCCAGCTGCCGGTGCTGCTGCAAGAACTTACCCTGCTCACCGACGACCTGCAAGTGCTGGGTGCCTATCAGAGAGGCGAATACTACTAG